From a single Poecilia reticulata strain Guanapo linkage group LG2, Guppy_female_1.0+MT, whole genome shotgun sequence genomic region:
- the ubxn4 gene encoding UBX domain-containing protein 4, with protein MLWFEGSIPEAINSAKQRSLVFVVVIAGEDEQSQQLMSSWEDGGVSEAAQNCCVAIRVDAKSDTCVQFSQIYPVVCIPSSFFIGVTGIPLEVVAGSVSPDELMKRINKVKKMHCQGVEDTAATDAQESLETRPPDSTATDSTSAPAVPVGLEMISDEPEEAPAATKESLSSSADGECVSSTKPSVENSPLCQATSSQNENLNAKVERLTKKLEERQEQRNKEQKENDVRTEIERRKMGKQNQEFKRKQDQEKTKQLLEERNREKAEEKAARERVKQQIAMDRAERAASYAKMRQDEKDAKQKLLQAQQAEQEAKREALIRERSTSSRIQFRLPDGSSFTNQFLSQSRLQEAWNFAFEEIGNLYGNFSLATMYPRREFTSEDLNKTLLELELVPSASIVVLPSRRPANTVTRSSGFGIWTALGTLLYPLLAVWRFLSSFLFATPYSSSASRVQGMHSSPASSSNVPSNQAKRETPTKQTLEMRPKDFKKEGKICRLRTEEDDDEDNNTWNGNSTQQM; from the exons GGGAAGATGAACAGTCTCAGCAGCTGATGTCCAGTTGGGAAGACGGCGGCGTCTCGGAGGCTGCCCAGAACTGCTGCGTGGCCATCAGGGTCGATGCCAAGAG TGACACTTGTGTCCAGTTTTCCCAGATCT ATCCCGTAGTATGCATACCGTCTAGCTTCTTCATCGGGGTGACTGGAATTCCTCTAGAGGTCGTTGCTGGAAGTGTGTCTCCCGATGAACTGATGAAGAgaatcaacaaagtaaaaaag ATGCACTGTCAAGGAGTAGAAGATACTGCTGCAACAGATGCACAGGAGTCTTTGGAGACCAGACCACCTGATAGCACAGCCACAGATTCTACCTCAGCTCCAGCAGTGCCTGTTGGGCTGGAAATGATCAGTGATGAACCTGAAGAGGCTCCAGCTGCAACAAAAG AATCCCTTTCAAGTTCGGCAGATGGAGAATGTGTTTCCAGCACAAAACCCTCTGTGGAGAATTCCCCTTTATGTCAGGCCACCTCTTCTCAGAATGAAAACCTGAATGCAAAAGTAGAAAG ATTGACCAAGAAACTGGAAGAGAGACAAGAGCAAAGGAACAAAGAACAGAAGGAa AATGACGTCAGAACAGAAATTGAGCGCAGGAAGATGGGGAAGCAAAACCAAGAATTTAAGAGAAAACAAGATCAAGAGAAAACCAAGCAGCTCCTGGAAGAAAGGAACAGAGAAAAGGCAGAAGAGAAGGCTGCCAGAGAACGAGTGAAGCAGCAGATCGCTATG GACCGAGCAGAGAGAGCTGCCAGTTATGCCAAGATGCGTCAGGATGAGAAGGATGCCAAGCAGAAACTTCTGCAGGCCCAGCAGGCAGAGCAGGAGGCCAAGAGGGAGGCGCTAATCAGAGAGAGGAG tACCAGCTCAAGGATACAGTTTCGACTCCCTGATGGTTCATCCTTCACCAACCAGTTTCTCTCGCAGTCCAGACTGCAGGAGGCTTGGAACTTTGCTTTTGAG GAAATAGGAAATCTGTACGGTAACTTCTCCTTAGCAACCATGTATCCTCGACGAGAGTTCACCAGCGAAGACCTAAACAAGACGCTGCTGGAGCTGGAGTTGGTTCCAAGTGCTTCCATTGTTGTCCTCCCT TCTCGAAGGCCTGCTAACACAGTGACCCGGTCTTCTGGATTTGGCATCTGGACAGCTCTGGGTACACTCCTTTACCCGCTGCTTGCTGTATGGAGGTTCCTCAGCTCTTTTCTCTTTGCTACACCTTATTCATCATCAGCATCCAGAGTGCAGGGGATGCACAGCAGCCCTGCCAGCAGCTCCAACGTCCCCTCAAACCAAGCTAAGAG aGAAACTCCCACCAAACAAACTTTGGAGATGCGGCCAAAGGATTTCAAAAAAGAAGGTAAAATCTGCAGACTTCGGACAGAAGAGGACGATGATGAGGATAATAATACCTGGAATGGGAACTCGACCCAACAAATGTAG
- the itgb2 gene encoding integrin beta-2 codes for MDWCVLSLLLLMLGKHGLCQQEEVCSKSSITSCKDCITSGPFCSWCKQLNFTKAGEQEAVRCDTRAKLMARGCMREEIISPQNTQEIKQQDPLSQSFDNTEPVQMTPQKINLKLRPGLPHKFNVSFKRAEGYPVDLYYLMDLSYSMKDDLANVKRLGGNLFDALNKITKHANIGFGAFVDKTVLPYTNTNKEKLAKPCDESETQCQAAFGYRHVLSMTPSRDSFTQKVAQQYISGNLDSPEGSLDAMMQAAVCGDKIGWRNSSTRLIVLATDAGFHMAGDGKLAGILEPNDELCHMTGNLYEKSNDMDYPSVGQLATQLEKNNIQPIFAVTENVKNVYMELTKMIPKSVVGVLSSDSNNVVQLIESAYNNLTSKVTVTHDILPDKVRVEYLALCEHRINDSPSKGVCDQVQAEQEISFEVTVTVDKCIEEKSFTISPLGIKDKLTVTISTNCECQCNDPTGNNHLHCNSTGSITCGICKCNQGFVGQFCNCAVGNKDEASLRAACRRQNGTECEGRGDCVCGRCQCHTTEQGSSYHGPYCECDDEHCEKYENKLCAGHGKCNCGKCQCETGYQGSACQCKISEDGCRTPDDSVCYGRGKCICNQCVCIDGYQGPHCKECSGCPSVCLTKLSCISCLSLSNSKENCNNVCNNTISKYEKVEKFNLQTKECHQKDSEGCWIKFKLEQLTGEDYYNAEILTKRECPEPPNVIAIIGGSLAAVAVIGILLLMLVKLLIHMKDVKEFKKFENEKKKSKWANADNPLFQNPTTTVANPLFTGE; via the exons ATGGACTGGTGTGTGCTTTCACTTCTGCTCCTTATGCTGGGCAAACATG GGCTGTGTCAGCAAGAGGAAGTTTGCTCAAAGTCATCGATCACGTCGTGTAAGGACTGCATCACATCTGGGCCGTTCTGTTCATGGTGTAAGCAGCTG AATTTTACCAAAGCTGGAGAACAGGAAGCAGTCCGCTGTGACACTCGAGCAAAGCTGATGGCAAGAGGCTGCATGAGAGAAGAGATTATTTCTCCTCAAAACACCCAGGAGATTAAGCAACAAGACCCTTTATCCCAATCGTTTGACAATACAGAACCTGTCCAAATGACTCCACAAAAAATCAACCTGAAACTGCGACCTG GGCTTCCACACAAATTCAATGTGTCCTTTAAGAGGGCTGAAGGTTACCCTGTGGATCTTTACTACTTGATGGATCTCTCCTACTCCATGAAGGACGATCTGGCTAATGTAAAAAGACTGGGAGGAAATCTTTTTGATGCTTTGAATAAAATTACTAAACATGCTAATATAG GATTTGGGGCCTTTGTTGATAAAACCGTCCTTCCTTACACCAACACCAACAAGGAGAAACTTGCGAAACCATGTGATGAAAGTGAGACTCAATGTCAGGCTGCCTTTGGCTACAGACATGTGCTCAGTATGACACCGAGTCGGGACTCGTTCACACAGAAGGTGGCACAGCAGTACATCTCTGGGAACTTGGACTCTCCTGAAGGAAGCCTTGATGCCATGATGCAGGCTGCTGTTTGCGGG GATAAAATAGGCTGGAGGAATAGCAGCACTCGGTTAATTGTACTCGCCACGGATGCTGGATTCCACATGGCTGGGGACGGAAAACTAGCTGGCATTCTCGAACCCAATGATGAACTGTGCCACATGACAGGCAACCTGTATGAAAAAAGTAATGACATG GACTACCCGTCTGTTGGACAATTAGCTAcgcagctggaaaaaaacaatattcagcCAATATTCGCTGTAACAGAAAACGTGAAGAATGTTTACATG GAACTCACTAAAATGATTCCAAAGTCAGTGGTGGGAGTCTTATCATCAGATTCAAATAATGTTGTTCAGCTAATTGAAAGTGCCTACAAT AACTTGACATCTAAAGTCACAGTGACTCATGACATTCTTCCTGACAAAGTAAGAGTTGAGTACTTGGCACTGTGTGAACACCGAATAAATGACAGCCCCAGTAAAGGCGTCTGCGATCAAGTGCAAGCAGAACAAGAG ATATCTTTTGAGGTTACTGTGACTGTGGACAAATGTATAGAGGAAAAGTCCTTCACCATCAGCCCACTGGGAATTAAAGACAAACTGACGGTAACCATTTCTACCAACTGTGAGTGCCAATGTAATGACCCCACAGGCAACAATCATCTTCACTGTAACAGTACAGGAAGCATCACCTGTGGTATTTGCAA ATGCAACCAAGGTTTTGTGGGTCAGTTCTGCAACTGTGCTGTTGGGAATAAAGATGAAGCCTCTCTTCGAGCAGCTTGTCGGAGGCAGAATGGGACAGAGTGTGAGGGTCGAGGAGATTGTGTGTGTGGCAGATGCCAGTGCCACACTACAGAGCAAGGAAGCTCTTACCATGGACCCTACTGCGAGTGTGATGATGAACACTGTGAGAAGTATGAGAACAAGCTGTGTGCAG GACATGGTAAATGCAACTGTGGAAAGTGCCAATGCGAAACAGGTTACCAAGGCAGTGCTTGTCAGTGCAAGATTTCTGAGGATGGCTGTCGTACACCAGACGACTCTGTTTGCTATGGCAGAGGGAAATGCATATGTAACCAATGTGTATGCATAGATGGATATCAGGGTCCACACTGCAAGGAATGCAGTGGCTGTCCTTCTGTATGCCTGACGAAACT GAGTTGCATTAGCTGCCTTTCCTTGAGTAATTCGAAAGAGAATTGCAACAATGTTTGCAACAATACCATTTCAAAATATGAGAAGGTTGAAAAATTCAACTTGCAGACCAAAGAATGCCACCAGAAGGACAGTGAGGGATGCTGGATCAAATTCAAGCTGGAGCAGTTAACTGGAGAGGATTATTACAATGCTGAAATTCTGACAAAGAGAG AATGCCCTGAACCACCCAACGTCATAGCTATCATAGGAGGTTCCCTTGCAGCTGTGGCTGTAATTGGGATTCTGTTGCTGATGCTGGTCAAGTTACTGATCCACATGAAGGACGTGAAGGAGTTCAAGAAATTTgagaatgaaaagaagaaatccAAGTGGGCAAAT GCTGACAATCCGCTGTTCCAGAATCCCACCACTACCGTGGCCAACCCTCTGTTTACTGGAGAGTGA
- the dbi gene encoding acyl-CoA-binding protein, protein MTDLQANFDVAAAEVKQLKAKPSDDEMLLLYSLFKQATVGDVNTARPGMLDFTGKAKWDAWEKQKGKSKEDSMKEYIKLVEELKQKHGI, encoded by the exons ATGACGGACTTACAA GCTAACTTTGATGTGGCCGCAGCTGAAGTAAAGCAGCTGAAGGCGAAACCATCTGATGATGAGATGTTGCTGCTCTACTCCTTGTTTAAGCAAGCCACCGTGGGAGATGTTAACACAG CTCGTCCTGGAATGCTGGATTTTACTGGAAAAGCGAAGTGGGATGCCTGGGAGAAGCAGAAAG gcaaaagcaAAGAGGATTCCATGAAGGAGTACATCAAGCTGGTAGAAGAGCTAAAGCAGAAGCATGGAATCTAA